Proteins encoded within one genomic window of Aurantiacibacter spongiae:
- a CDS encoding IlvD/Edd family dehydratase → MTDETEKPARRLRSRDWFDNHERMDMTALYLERFMNYGITPEELRSGRPIIGIAQSGSDISPCNRIHIELARRVRDGIRDAGGIPMEFPVHPIFENCRRPTAALDRNLLYLGLVELLNGYPIDGVVLTTGCDKTTPSQIMAASTVDIPAIVLSGGPMLDGWHEGELVGSGTVIWRSRRKLAAGEISEEEFLDRATDSAPSAGHCNSMGTASTMNAVAEALGLSLTGCAAVPAPYRERGQYAYRTGQRIVEMVREDLKPSDILTREAFLNAIALVSVVGGSSNAQPHIQAMAAHAGVALNPEDWQAHGYDLPLLVNMQPAGEYLGERFHRAGGVPAALWELLQAGRLHGDVATCTGATMAENLCGRESHDREMIRRFDNPLMEKAGFLVLSGNLFDFGILKTSVISDEFRDRYLSRPGREGIFEARAIVFDGSDDYHRRINDPSLDIDEDCILVIRGSGVIGWPGSAEVVNMQPPDALIRRGSQWLPTLGDGRQSGTSDSPSILNVSPESAAGGGLSWLRTGDTIRVDLNEATCNALVDDEEIARRLAEDPAPPIPESNTPWEELFREKTGQLGEGGVMDFALKYRGTSRKLPRHNH, encoded by the coding sequence ATGACTGACGAGACAGAAAAGCCCGCCCGCCGACTGCGCAGCCGCGACTGGTTCGACAATCACGAACGCATGGACATGACCGCGCTCTATCTGGAGCGGTTCATGAATTACGGCATCACGCCGGAAGAACTGCGCAGCGGACGACCGATTATCGGTATTGCGCAGTCCGGCAGCGACATATCGCCCTGCAATCGCATACATATCGAGTTGGCCAGGCGCGTGCGCGACGGTATTCGCGACGCCGGCGGCATCCCGATGGAATTTCCCGTCCATCCGATCTTCGAGAATTGCCGCCGTCCGACTGCCGCACTCGACCGCAACCTGCTTTATCTCGGGCTCGTCGAACTGCTGAACGGGTATCCGATCGACGGCGTCGTGCTGACCACGGGATGCGACAAGACCACACCGAGCCAGATCATGGCGGCAAGCACGGTCGACATTCCCGCCATCGTCCTGTCGGGTGGGCCAATGCTGGACGGCTGGCACGAGGGCGAACTGGTCGGCAGCGGCACGGTGATCTGGCGCAGCCGCCGGAAACTGGCGGCGGGCGAGATCAGCGAAGAGGAGTTCCTCGACCGCGCCACCGACAGCGCGCCATCGGCCGGACATTGCAATTCGATGGGAACGGCGAGCACCATGAACGCCGTCGCCGAGGCGCTCGGCCTCAGCCTGACAGGCTGCGCGGCGGTACCCGCCCCCTATCGCGAGCGGGGACAATACGCCTATCGCACCGGCCAACGTATCGTGGAGATGGTGCGCGAGGATCTCAAACCTTCCGACATCCTGACGCGAGAGGCTTTTCTCAATGCCATCGCACTCGTCAGCGTGGTCGGCGGATCGTCCAATGCACAGCCTCATATCCAGGCGATGGCGGCTCATGCTGGCGTTGCCCTGAATCCGGAAGACTGGCAGGCCCACGGCTACGATTTGCCGTTGCTCGTCAACATGCAGCCGGCGGGCGAATATCTGGGTGAACGGTTCCACCGGGCGGGGGGCGTGCCGGCGGCGTTGTGGGAATTGCTGCAGGCGGGCAGGCTCCACGGTGACGTCGCCACCTGCACCGGTGCAACAATGGCGGAAAACCTGTGCGGCCGGGAAAGTCACGATCGCGAGATGATTCGCCGCTTTGACAATCCGCTGATGGAGAAGGCCGGCTTCCTCGTCCTGTCCGGAAACCTGTTCGATTTCGGCATCCTCAAGACCTCGGTCATCTCCGACGAATTTCGTGACCGCTACCTCTCCCGTCCCGGCCGGGAAGGCATATTCGAAGCACGTGCCATCGTGTTCGACGGGTCGGACGACTACCACCGCCGCATCAACGATCCCTCGCTCGATATAGATGAGGATTGCATCCTGGTAATTCGCGGTTCGGGCGTCATCGGCTGGCCGGGCAGCGCCGAGGTAGTCAACATGCAGCCGCCCGACGCCTTGATCCGGCGCGGGTCGCAATGGCTACCGACGCTGGGGGACGGCCGGCAGTCGGGCACCAGCGACAGCCCCTCCATCCTCAACGTTTCTCCCGAAAGCGCGGCGGGCGGCGGGTTGTCATGGCTGCGCACCGGCGACACGATACGCGTCGACCTGAACGAAGCGACGTGCAACGCGCTGGTCGACGACGAGGAGATCGCACGGCGCCTGGCCGAAGACCCGGCGCCGCCGATCCCCGAAAGCAATACGCCTTGGGAAGAACTTTTCCGCGAAAAGACCGGCCAACTGGGCGAGGGCGGCGTGATGGACTTCGCACTGAAATACCGCGGGACCAGCCGGAAGTTGCCGCGACACAACCACTAG
- a CDS encoding LacI family DNA-binding transcriptional regulator: MNADGNSKETSSRTRRGSRRGNSAPTIGDVAREARCSPMTVSRVVNGEGNVREETREVVQAAIAKLNYSPNRAARSLAGAEQVRVAVMFDNPSASYLSEFLMGALEEAGRSDLHVVVEACENPADALPLVRRLVDGGIRGFILPPPLCDDQRVLDLVTELDAIAIEVGPGKATGSSGAVTIDDFQAAYDMTRHIIGLGHTRIGFIIGNPEQVASGRRLDGYRAAMADAGLEADDDLIVQGRFTYRSGMAATQKLLALPDRPTAIFASNDDMAAASVAVAHRNHLDVPNDITVCGFDDTAMASTIWPELTTVRQPIREMTAWAVQAVARIMKARRSGEKVRPEIKVMPTKLIRRESDAGPSLARTSADTLAANGAPRAQARNA, from the coding sequence ATGAACGCTGACGGCAACTCGAAGGAAACGTCCTCGCGCACGCGTCGCGGGTCGCGGCGCGGTAATTCCGCGCCTACCATCGGTGACGTTGCACGGGAGGCGCGGTGTTCGCCAATGACCGTGAGCCGCGTAGTGAACGGGGAAGGCAATGTTCGCGAAGAAACGCGCGAGGTTGTCCAGGCGGCGATCGCCAAGCTCAACTATTCGCCCAACCGCGCCGCCCGCAGCCTGGCGGGCGCGGAGCAGGTGCGCGTGGCGGTGATGTTCGACAACCCTTCGGCCTCCTATCTCAGCGAATTTCTCATGGGGGCGCTAGAGGAAGCGGGTCGCAGCGACCTGCACGTCGTTGTCGAAGCGTGCGAAAATCCGGCAGACGCACTGCCACTTGTTCGTCGGCTGGTCGACGGCGGTATTCGTGGATTCATCCTTCCGCCCCCCCTGTGCGACGATCAGCGGGTGCTCGATCTCGTGACCGAACTTGACGCGATTGCCATCGAGGTGGGACCCGGCAAGGCCACCGGATCGAGCGGCGCGGTTACGATCGACGACTTCCAGGCCGCTTACGACATGACGCGTCATATCATCGGACTCGGGCATACGCGCATCGGCTTCATCATCGGCAATCCGGAGCAGGTGGCAAGCGGCCGGCGTCTAGACGGCTATCGTGCGGCGATGGCCGACGCCGGGTTGGAAGCGGATGACGACCTGATCGTCCAGGGTCGCTTCACTTATCGCAGCGGAATGGCCGCCACGCAGAAACTGCTTGCACTGCCGGACAGGCCGACTGCGATCTTCGCTTCGAACGACGACATGGCCGCCGCCAGCGTCGCGGTGGCGCATCGCAACCATCTTGACGTCCCCAACGACATCACCGTCTGCGGGTTCGACGACACGGCGATGGCCAGTACCATCTGGCCCGAACTCACTACCGTCAGGCAGCCGATCCGTGAGATGACGGCGTGGGCGGTGCAGGCCGTCGCCCGCATCATGAAGGCGCGGCGATCGGGAGAGAAGGTCAGGCCGGAGATCAAGGTGATGCCGACCAAGTTGATCCGCCGGGAATCGGACGCCGGTCCCAGTCTCGCGCGGACATCAGCGGACACCCTGGCGGCGAACGGTGCGCCACGAGCTCAAGCGAGAAATGCCTGA
- a CDS encoding glycoside hydrolase family 3 N-terminal domain-containing protein, with protein MNTMLRAALAASVGLMALTGPITPVAMAQDAAMTDEVARPMADAPYWNASLPTEQRVADLLARMTMEEKLAQMISTWTNKAAIQDEANFFDPAKASELYPDGIGFFTRPSDQAGPGSPRATPPRSIQESIRYVNALQRWARENTRLGIPVLTHEESLHGLAAQDATSFPQSIALASSWNPDLVREVNDYIASEVRARGVYQVLSPVVDVARDPRWGRIEETFGEDPYLVGEMGVAAVEGLQGVGTDPVLGEGQVLATLKHMTGHGQPESGTNIGPAQISERTLREMFFPPFKQVVDRTAIRNVMASYNEIDGIPSHSNRWLLHDVLRGEWNYQGAVVSDYFAIEEMVSRHHVAEDVAGAALLALRAGVDVDFPDGAAYSHLDELLADGRITPEQIDDAVRHILTMKFNAGLFEMPFVTDTGPAMRSNTEQGIALARRAAEQSLVLLKNDGVLPLAMPEGAGRPTIAVIGPNADVARLGGYYGIPRNTVTPLDGIRALVGDRAEIVHAPGVAITVDDDWWEDEVQLADPEENARMIAAAVESARDADTIILFIGDTEQTSREGWADEHLGDRTSLDLVGQQNDLFDALRALGKPIVTVLVNGRPPSYPNVAENSNAVLETWYAGEQQGNAIADALFGRVNPGGKLPVTVPRNVGQLPLLYNHKPSAQRGYLFDTTDPLYPFGYGLSYTQFAFGTPTLSSDTIAGGQGVTVRVPVTNSGDLAGDEVVQVYLRDDVSSVTRPVQELAGFARVTLQPGETRAVDIPIRADAFRFWNRDMEFVTEPGTFTLMVGPNSADVTEVTLTMTD; from the coding sequence ATGAACACCATGTTGCGCGCCGCGCTTGCGGCGAGTGTGGGCCTGATGGCGCTGACCGGTCCGATCACCCCGGTCGCGATGGCGCAGGACGCCGCGATGACCGACGAAGTTGCACGGCCCATGGCCGACGCGCCCTACTGGAACGCGAGCCTTCCGACCGAACAGCGCGTCGCCGATCTCCTCGCCCGCATGACGATGGAGGAAAAGCTCGCCCAGATGATCAGCACCTGGACCAACAAGGCAGCAATCCAGGACGAGGCGAATTTCTTCGATCCCGCAAAGGCGAGCGAGCTCTACCCCGATGGCATCGGGTTCTTCACCCGTCCATCGGACCAGGCAGGGCCGGGATCGCCGCGGGCCACTCCTCCGCGTTCGATCCAAGAATCGATCCGTTACGTGAACGCGCTGCAGCGCTGGGCACGCGAAAACACTCGGCTCGGCATTCCTGTTCTGACGCACGAGGAATCGCTGCACGGGCTTGCCGCGCAGGACGCGACCAGTTTTCCGCAGTCCATCGCCCTCGCATCCAGCTGGAACCCCGATCTTGTTCGCGAGGTCAACGACTACATCGCATCCGAGGTCCGCGCGCGCGGGGTATACCAGGTTCTGTCCCCCGTGGTCGACGTCGCCCGCGACCCCCGCTGGGGCCGGATCGAGGAGACGTTCGGGGAAGATCCCTACCTCGTGGGCGAGATGGGCGTTGCTGCTGTCGAAGGTTTGCAGGGCGTAGGAACCGACCCGGTGCTCGGCGAAGGGCAGGTTCTCGCCACGCTCAAGCACATGACCGGTCACGGCCAGCCCGAGAGCGGAACGAATATCGGGCCTGCGCAAATCTCCGAACGAACGTTGCGCGAAATGTTCTTCCCCCCGTTCAAGCAGGTGGTGGACCGCACCGCGATCCGTAACGTGATGGCGAGCTATAATGAGATCGACGGCATTCCCAGCCACTCCAATCGCTGGCTGCTGCACGACGTGTTGCGCGGCGAATGGAATTACCAGGGCGCAGTCGTTTCCGATTACTTTGCCATCGAGGAAATGGTCTCCCGCCACCACGTCGCCGAGGATGTCGCCGGTGCCGCCCTGCTGGCGCTTCGGGCCGGGGTGGACGTCGATTTCCCGGACGGCGCTGCCTATTCCCACCTGGACGAACTGCTGGCCGACGGTCGCATAACGCCCGAACAGATCGACGATGCGGTGCGGCACATCCTGACGATGAAGTTCAATGCCGGGCTGTTCGAGATGCCCTTCGTCACCGACACCGGGCCTGCCATGCGTTCGAATACCGAACAGGGCATCGCTCTCGCGCGGCGGGCGGCGGAACAATCGCTCGTCCTGTTGAAGAACGACGGCGTGTTGCCGCTGGCCATGCCGGAGGGCGCAGGGCGTCCGACTATCGCCGTCATCGGTCCGAATGCCGACGTCGCTCGGCTCGGCGGCTATTACGGGATACCGCGCAACACCGTGACCCCGCTGGACGGCATCCGCGCTCTCGTGGGCGACCGCGCCGAGATCGTACATGCGCCAGGCGTCGCCATTACCGTTGATGACGATTGGTGGGAAGACGAGGTGCAGCTCGCCGATCCGGAAGAAAACGCCCGGATGATCGCGGCCGCGGTCGAGTCCGCGCGCGATGCCGACACGATCATCCTGTTCATCGGCGATACCGAACAGACCAGTCGCGAAGGTTGGGCAGATGAGCATCTGGGCGACCGGACGAGCCTCGATCTCGTCGGACAGCAGAACGACCTGTTCGACGCGTTGCGGGCGCTGGGCAAACCCATTGTCACCGTCCTCGTCAACGGACGACCGCCCAGCTACCCTAACGTAGCCGAAAATTCGAACGCTGTCCTGGAAACTTGGTACGCCGGCGAGCAGCAGGGCAATGCGATTGCCGATGCCCTGTTCGGTCGCGTCAATCCGGGTGGCAAACTGCCCGTTACCGTGCCGCGCAATGTCGGGCAGCTTCCGCTGCTCTACAACCACAAACCCAGCGCCCAGCGCGGCTACCTCTTCGACACCACCGATCCGCTCTATCCGTTCGGTTACGGACTGTCCTACACGCAGTTCGCTTTCGGTACGCCCACGCTGTCATCCGATACCATTGCCGGTGGTCAGGGCGTGACCGTGCGCGTGCCCGTCACCAATAGCGGCGATCTGGCCGGTGACGAGGTCGTGCAGGTCTATCTGCGCGATGACGTGAGTTCGGTGACCAGGCCGGTCCAGGAGCTCGCGGGCTTCGCACGGGTGACGTTGCAACCGGGAGAAACGCGCGCGGTGGATATTCCGATCCGTGCCGACGCGTTCCGCTTCTGGAATCGCGACATGGAATTCGTGACCGAACCGGGCACTTTCACACTGATGGTTGGTCCCAACTCGGCCGACGTGACCGAGGTCACGCTGACCATGACGGACTAG
- a CDS encoding endo-1,4-beta-xylanase: MTDSFRMNRRGALAGLAALPLAACAGDTSWAGSSSGPGAAVADNVPTPSLDALARRRGRRFGSAIAATPGNVDAGSIQNPRYSALIKAECGLVVPENELKWQATRPDAATYDFARMDAVAAWARANEMELRGHTLLWHRPEWFPAWLNAYDFGAHPATEAERLISEHIRTVARRYGDQIKSWDVVNEAIDHDARATMETSLSRAMGTPESVIDLAFRTARDAMPDAQLVYNDYMSWEPQHQNHCADVLRLLEGMVSRGVPVDALGIQSHIEMFEIDPATGVGPYAERQWRAFLDEVTGMGLRLLITEFDVKDSALPAPIAQRDAKVADYTRRYFDLMLEYDDDLDDILAWGMVDRFNWLQDFEKAARPDGLEIRGAPYDNDYRPKPMRDAIAAALAAA, translated from the coding sequence ATGACAGACAGTTTCCGTATGAACCGCCGCGGTGCGCTTGCCGGGTTGGCGGCCCTGCCCCTGGCGGCATGCGCGGGCGACACAAGCTGGGCCGGATCGTCATCCGGTCCGGGCGCCGCGGTCGCCGACAATGTTCCGACGCCAAGCCTGGACGCGCTGGCGCGGCGTCGGGGCCGGCGCTTCGGCAGTGCAATTGCCGCAACACCGGGCAACGTGGATGCCGGATCGATTCAGAACCCGCGCTATTCGGCGCTGATCAAGGCCGAATGCGGCCTGGTCGTGCCCGAAAACGAACTCAAGTGGCAGGCGACTCGCCCCGACGCGGCGACTTACGATTTCGCGCGGATGGATGCCGTGGCCGCCTGGGCGCGGGCCAACGAGATGGAACTGCGCGGCCACACCTTGTTGTGGCATCGTCCGGAATGGTTCCCTGCCTGGCTCAACGCCTATGACTTCGGAGCGCATCCGGCGACGGAGGCGGAACGCCTGATCAGCGAACACATCCGCACCGTGGCGCGCCGCTACGGCGACCAGATCAAGAGCTGGGACGTCGTCAACGAAGCCATCGATCACGATGCGCGCGCTACCATGGAAACCAGCCTGAGCCGTGCGATGGGAACGCCGGAATCGGTCATCGACCTTGCCTTTCGAACTGCACGTGATGCGATGCCGGACGCGCAACTGGTCTATAACGACTACATGAGTTGGGAACCGCAGCACCAGAACCATTGCGCCGACGTCCTGCGCTTGCTCGAGGGCATGGTTTCACGGGGGGTGCCTGTCGATGCGCTCGGAATTCAGTCGCACATCGAGATGTTCGAGATCGATCCCGCAACCGGGGTCGGTCCGTATGCCGAAAGGCAGTGGCGCGCATTCCTGGACGAGGTGACGGGGATGGGTCTGCGACTTCTCATCACCGAGTTCGATGTCAAGGATTCCGCCCTGCCCGCCCCCATTGCGCAGCGCGACGCCAAGGTTGCCGACTATACCCGCCGCTATTTCGACCTGATGCTCGAATATGACGACGACCTGGACGACATCCTCGCCTGGGGCATGGTGGACCGGTTCAACTGGCTTCAGGATTTCGAGAAGGCAGCGCGGCCCGATGGACTCGAAATTCGTGGGGCGCCATACGACAACGACTATCGTCCGAAGCCCATGCGCGACGCCATTGCCGCGGCGCTGGCGGCCGCTTGA
- a CDS encoding TonB-dependent receptor, with product MTKAITHRDGDHAAIEMTFRKYLRAGSSLAVLGSLLAGQAVYAQDNPVTTETEEAGEQVGDTADSNVIIVSGIRQSLANAQNIKRDADTVVDAITAEDIGALPDRSVTEALQRVPGIAINRFAGSNDPDHFSVEGSGVTVRGLNFVRSEFNGRTAFVAGVNGQALNFADVPSELLGSVIIAKNSTAEQIEGGLAGTVNLITRKPFDRYGFHVGFSAELNYGDFSEEWTPNVSGLISNTWDTGIGTFGILASASYSQIKSRADGLQIANYQTRDGQLVRAANTGNTFICRNPLPAQTDTMTLPPPNAACGNFGSPGADGFADYADYRVAPVGGQFRTQNFDRKRDGIALSAQYETTDRRTSVTAEFIRSHTTNDWGEYTYEAAPDLTEYSTYPLGCQQNANGPNQIDDQGTINPDDETPPRAQCPVGGFQDFVYNEDNLFQSGYIVDASNGWRGQVDNYDPSPGQGSPYVPIGGSQYSLARRGVADETTNEDYSINLQHEFSDRLRVELDAQYATSRRQNLDFSIFGSNFADSELDISGDLPVVRPHKPQFLGYDWSQPSPALANATDFGYFTDPRFQFWRAAMDHSEDSEGDQYAFAGDLEYEFGDDAFIRRVKVGARYEERDQTVRYTTYNWGMLSEVWSGSRPINFADTDASASEFYGFPNFFRGQTPGPIGAYYYSGEPAADYQGALDFVAGVQDIARQYGASPTFIPLAQRDGTIDGTRYTAPDIQDVSSQDYAAYAMLSFGSDNVFNDMRLSGNIGVRWVKTDLSSTGAVGPGTQAGLNIAQDFDTRCAERAVPAELGGGTARPGGICTIGRDAYVALQNFVDGSLITETVDNSYDYFLPSFNLKLGITNDLIARFAVSKVLTRPENSYIRNYFTPAIDVTGNFTGQAGDPTLLPATAWQFDASLEWYFARVGSLTFNAFYKDIKNFFYNETRTEQIVNSAGDSRDITVRGPANYDGSGKIKGFEVAYQQTFDFLPAPLDGLGGSANYTYIESSGLPNTFLNGGTTVTPSTVTPGNLPLEQLSKHNFNVAGFYEKGPLSVRAAYNWRSRFLLTASDVIFPYYSIFNEPTGQLDASIFFNINENLRVGVQGVNLLNEVTETTQAYTGNPDDLAPRSYFMNDRRFSFILRGNF from the coding sequence TTGACCAAGGCGATTACTCATCGTGACGGCGACCACGCCGCTATCGAAATGACGTTCCGTAAATATCTGCGCGCGGGTTCCTCGCTGGCTGTTCTGGGCAGCCTGCTGGCGGGCCAGGCGGTCTACGCGCAGGACAACCCCGTTACCACCGAGACGGAAGAGGCGGGCGAGCAGGTCGGCGATACGGCCGACAGCAATGTCATCATCGTGTCTGGCATCCGGCAGTCGTTGGCCAATGCGCAGAACATCAAGCGCGACGCCGATACCGTCGTGGACGCCATCACCGCCGAAGATATCGGCGCTCTGCCCGATCGCTCCGTGACCGAGGCGCTGCAGCGTGTCCCGGGCATCGCGATCAACCGCTTCGCCGGATCGAACGATCCCGATCACTTCTCGGTCGAGGGTTCGGGTGTTACCGTTCGCGGCCTCAACTTTGTCCGGTCGGAATTCAACGGCCGCACCGCGTTCGTCGCGGGCGTGAACGGGCAGGCACTGAACTTTGCCGATGTGCCGTCTGAACTGCTCGGTTCGGTCATCATCGCCAAGAACTCGACCGCCGAACAGATCGAGGGTGGTCTGGCCGGCACGGTCAATCTCATCACGCGCAAACCGTTCGATCGTTACGGTTTCCATGTCGGTTTCAGCGCAGAACTGAACTACGGCGACTTCTCCGAGGAGTGGACGCCGAACGTATCCGGTCTCATCAGCAACACCTGGGATACCGGCATCGGCACCTTCGGTATCCTGGCGAGCGCGTCCTACTCGCAGATCAAGAGCCGGGCAGACGGCCTGCAGATCGCCAACTACCAGACGCGCGACGGTCAGCTGGTGCGTGCTGCCAACACCGGCAACACCTTCATCTGTCGCAACCCCCTGCCTGCGCAGACCGACACCATGACGCTGCCGCCGCCCAACGCCGCCTGCGGCAATTTCGGCAGCCCGGGCGCCGACGGTTTCGCCGATTATGCGGATTACCGCGTCGCGCCGGTCGGCGGCCAGTTCCGCACCCAGAACTTCGATCGCAAGCGCGACGGTATCGCTCTGTCGGCGCAGTACGAAACGACCGACCGGCGGACCAGCGTGACGGCGGAGTTCATCCGCTCGCACACGACCAACGACTGGGGTGAATATACCTACGAGGCCGCACCCGACCTCACGGAGTATTCGACCTATCCGCTGGGCTGTCAGCAGAACGCCAACGGCCCGAACCAGATCGACGATCAGGGGACGATCAATCCCGACGACGAGACCCCGCCGCGCGCGCAGTGCCCGGTCGGCGGCTTCCAGGACTTCGTCTATAACGAGGACAACCTGTTCCAGTCGGGTTATATCGTCGATGCCAGCAACGGCTGGCGCGGCCAGGTAGACAATTACGATCCGTCTCCCGGCCAGGGTTCGCCCTACGTGCCGATCGGCGGTTCGCAGTATTCGCTGGCTCGCCGCGGGGTCGCCGACGAGACGACCAACGAGGATTACAGCATCAACCTGCAGCACGAGTTCAGCGACCGCCTGCGGGTGGAGCTGGACGCGCAATACGCCACTTCCCGGCGCCAGAACCTCGACTTCTCGATCTTCGGATCGAATTTCGCGGATTCCGAGCTGGACATTTCCGGCGACCTGCCCGTCGTGCGTCCGCACAAGCCGCAGTTTCTCGGTTACGACTGGTCACAGCCTTCGCCCGCTTTGGCGAATGCAACCGATTTCGGATATTTTACCGATCCGCGCTTCCAGTTTTGGCGTGCGGCGATGGATCACTCGGAGGACAGCGAGGGCGATCAGTATGCCTTCGCCGGCGATCTGGAATACGAGTTCGGTGACGATGCGTTCATCCGCCGCGTCAAGGTCGGCGCACGTTACGAGGAACGCGATCAGACGGTCCGCTACACCACGTATAACTGGGGCATGCTGAGCGAGGTGTGGTCCGGTAGCCGACCGATCAACTTTGCCGATACCGATGCCAGTGCCAGCGAGTTCTACGGCTTCCCGAACTTCTTCCGGGGACAGACGCCCGGTCCGATCGGAGCCTACTATTACAGCGGCGAACCGGCGGCCGATTATCAGGGGGCGCTCGATTTTGTTGCCGGCGTTCAGGACATTGCGCGTCAGTACGGTGCATCTCCGACCTTCATCCCGCTCGCGCAGCGCGACGGGACGATCGACGGCACACGGTACACGGCGCCCGATATCCAGGATGTCTCGAGCCAGGACTACGCGGCCTATGCGATGCTCAGCTTCGGCAGTGACAACGTCTTCAACGACATGCGACTGTCCGGCAATATCGGCGTTCGCTGGGTCAAGACCGACCTGTCCTCGACAGGCGCGGTCGGTCCGGGCACGCAGGCTGGCCTCAATATCGCGCAGGACTTCGACACACGCTGTGCCGAACGCGCGGTGCCGGCCGAACTGGGTGGCGGAACGGCGCGTCCCGGCGGGATCTGTACTATCGGCCGTGATGCGTATGTCGCCTTGCAGAATTTCGTCGATGGCAGCCTCATCACCGAAACGGTCGACAACAGCTACGACTACTTCCTGCCGAGCTTTAACCTGAAACTCGGGATCACCAACGATCTGATTGCGCGCTTCGCGGTTTCGAAGGTTCTGACGCGGCCGGAAAACAGCTACATCCGCAACTACTTCACGCCGGCGATCGACGTGACGGGCAATTTCACGGGGCAGGCGGGCGATCCCACGCTGCTTCCGGCAACGGCCTGGCAGTTCGATGCAAGCCTCGAGTGGTATTTCGCCCGGGTCGGGTCGTTGACGTTCAATGCCTTCTACAAGGATATCAAGAACTTCTTCTACAACGAGACCCGGACGGAGCAGATCGTCAACAGCGCCGGCGACAGCCGCGACATAACGGTTCGCGGTCCGGCAAACTACGATGGCAGCGGCAAGATCAAGGGCTTCGAGGTCGCCTATCAGCAGACCTTCGATTTCCTGCCCGCACCGCTGGACGGTCTGGGCGGCTCTGCGAACTACACCTATATCGAGAGTTCGGGGCTTCCCAACACCTTCCTCAATGGCGGGACGACGGTCACACCGTCGACCGTCACGCCTGGAAACCTGCCTCTGGAGCAATTGTCGAAGCACAATTTCAACGTGGCCGGTTTCTACGAGAAGGGGCCGCTGTCCGTTCGTGCCGCATATAACTGGCGCTCTCGCTTCCTGTTGACGGCGAGCGACGTCATCTTCCCCTACTACTCGATCTTCAACGAGCCGACGGGGCAGCTGGACGCATCGATCTTCTTCAACATCAATGAAAACCTGCGGGTCGGTGTGCAGGGCGTGAACCTGCTTAACGAAGTGACCGAGACGACCCAGGCCTACACCGGCAATCCGGATGACCTGGCGCCGCGCTCGTATTTCATGAACGACCGCCGCTTCTCATTCATCCTGCGGGGCAATTTCTAG